The Chitinimonas arctica region CCTGCGCGCGGTCAAGAGCAGCGACGAAATCGCCCAGATGGAAAATGCCCTGGAGATTGCCTACCGGATGCATGTGCTGGCCATGGGCTCGGCCAGGCCGGGCGTGCGCGAACAGGAAATCGTCGGCCTGATGGAGGGCTTGGCCACCAGCCAGGGCCGTGCCCTGGCCTACCCCATCATCTTCAGCCGCGACGGTCATATCCTGCACAATCATGGACATGCCCATACGCTGAAGGCGGGCGACCTGGTGGTCAACGATGCCGGCGCGGAAAGCCCCTTGCACTATGCCAGCGATATCACCCGCACCATCCCGGTCGGCGGACGCTTCAATCCGCAACAGCGCATCGTCTATCAGGCGGTGCTGGATAGCCAACTGGCCGCCATTGCCGCCATGAAACCCGGCGTCCCCTACCGCGAGGTACACGATCTGGCAGCCCGCGTGCTGGTCGAGGGCGTGGCGGAATTGGCGCTGTTCAAGGGCCGCGCCGAAGACGTGGTGAATGGCGGCGCCTACGCGCTGCTGTTCCCGCACGGCCTGGGCCATCATATCGGCCTGGACGTGCACGATATGGAAGGCTTGGGCGAGAACGAGGTCGGCTATGGCGACGGGATCACCCGCAGCACCGACTTCGGCCGCCGCTCGCTGCGCTTGGGCCGCCCCCTGCGTGAAGGCTGGGTGGTCACGGTGGAACCGGGCGCCTATTTCATTCCTGCCCTGATAGATCGCTGGGCTGCCGAACAGCGGCATGCCCACCTGATCAATTACGCGGCCTTCGACGCCTGCCGCGATTTCGCCGGTATCCGCATCGAAGACGACGTACTGATCACCGCCGACGGTGCCCGCGTCCTGGGCAAGCCGATTCCCAAGACAATCGCCGAAGTGGAAGCATTGGCCAGCGCGTAAAGTATTCCCGCCCCCTCATGCCGACATGGTGGGGTGGGTCGTCGCATGGCAGGCGGTCCGCCTGTTTTACAAACCGCCCCCAACCGGTTTAAGCTTCGCGCTTGGTCGGCAGTTCACCCAGGCGTCGCCGTCTCGCAATGAGACACGCTAAACCTGCCAGGCAAAATAAGTAAGGCGCGCTACGCGCCGCTTGGCTCGAAACCTCTGTGCCAAGCCATAAGGGCGACCAATGGCGTATCCGCGTTCGCAAGACCGGATAGGCACGACGACAAGGAATCGACCATGTCTCGTCCCGTATTTCCGTTTTATGCCCCCGATATTTCCAGCCTGGCCCGTTCGCTGCACCGGCAATGGTCCGAACAGAGCCATCCGCCCGGCCATGTGCAGTTGCTCAATATGTTGGCGCAAGCGGTGGGCTATCAAAATTTCCAGCACTTCCGCAGCGAAGCCGAAGCAACGCCTCTGCCCACGGAAACGACTACCGAAGTTGCCCCTGCCGCCACGCCGGCGGCACCCTCTCGCCTATTGCGCCATTTCGATGCGCAAGGGCGATTGATACGCTGGCCAGGCAAATTCTCGGAACAACAGCCCTGCCTCTGGACCATCTGGGCCCGCATTCCGGCCCGCCGGGAAATGAGCGAGCGGGAAGTGAACGAGTTCATCAAACCGGCCCAGACACTCGAGGACCATGTACTGCTGCGTCGGGAGCTGGTGAACTACAAGCTGCTGGAACGTACGGTGGATGGCCGTGTGTATCGCCGCCGCGAACAAGCGGTCCCGGCCGAATGGGTGGATTTGCTGCATGAAGTAATGCGACGGGCCAAGGCATGAAGCCCGACCTGCCCCGCTGTTAACGATGCCGCTATCCGTGTTGGACAGAAGTTGAAACCAAACGCTCGTTCGCCGGTCGGAAGCAGGCCGGCGAACGCGGCTTTATTGGTGTGGTCGGAAATACTCGAATAACAAGAAAGAAGAAGAAAAATGAATGAAATCTATATCAGTACCGATGTTGAAACCGATGGCCCCATCCCAGGCCCGCATTCGATGTTGAGCCTTGGTTCGGCGGCGTACACGGCGGACAAGCAGCTTGTCGCCACCTTCAGCGCCAACCTGGAAACACTCCCCGGCGCCGAGCCCCACCCGAAGACCGCCGAGTGGTGGGCCACCCAGCCCGAGGCTTGGGCTGCATGCCGGAAGAACCTCGAAGCACCCGATGCCGCGATGACGCGTTACGCCAGCTGGGTTCGATCGCTGGGCGGGAAACCTGTGTTTGTCGCCTACCCGGCGGGTTTCGACTTCCTGTTCGTGTATTGGTACCTGATCCGCTTCACCGGAGACAGTCCGTTCAGCCATTCGGCGCTCGATATGAAAACCTTCGCCATGGCCTTGCTGAAGACCGACTACCGGGAGAGTACCAAGCGGAATATGCCTAAGCGCTGGTTCGACAAGTTTCCCCACACGCACGTCGCGCTAGACGACGCAATCGAACAGGGGGCGCTGTTTTGCAACATGCTGAAAGAAAGCCGCGGCTAGCACGAAGACCGCAAAGCCAGTTCATATAAAACATCGGGGCACTGTTCCATGTTTTCGCTACCGTCGGTGAAGGCAATGGCCTTGAAACCATGTCGCTCGTAAAAAGCGCGGGCCCGTACATTGGCCTGGAAAGTATAGAGCCGAATCGGTAATGGCAGCACTTGCAGTGCATGATCGAGCAACAGCGCACCGATACCTTGCCCCACATGGCTTGGCGCCAAATAGAGCTGGTCGAGCCAACTCAGCTCGTCGGTGCATTCGATGGCAAGCACGCCAACAATTGCCGTACCGCTACATGCAACGATGACCCCACCCGTGGGAATGAGCATCTCGCGCACCCATTGATAAACCTCGGCATCGGTATGAGGGCCGCAGGCATAGGGCAGAAAAGCTTTACGCGACAACAGGAGCACTTCGGCGACTTGGGGCGCGTCTTTGCTTGTTGCCGGCCTTAATATGATTTCCGTGGTAATGGCATCTCGCTCCGGTGATCGGTACGTTCGGATTAGCTGTAAGACTGGCTCCCTGGTTTCATGCGCACGTTCTCGTCGGTTTATCGGCACGTTATCGGCATGCCCCGCTCACCTGAGATGCCGATATCGAGCGCGTATTGTGCCGACAAACTTCAAGCCAGTACCTGCAATCAGTCAGTACATTGCCAAGTATTCAATGCTGGATCGAAAGGCACCATCGAAACTGGGGCGCATACCTGCCCGTGTAGCCATCGCATCGACGCCCTCCATACCGTTCGTCCCCAAAATCGAACACCAGGAAATATATTGCCTACCGCCTACCTATAGTGCTGAGACAACGTGCGCTAAGCGCTGGCACTAGGGGGAAGACAATGAATTCAACACTGCTGAACCGCACCCTGGCATGGTCCACCTTGATCGGCGCGATATTGGCGGGACCGGCGCAAGCCGCCACTTTCGTGCAGCTGAGCGGTACGACCATAGATTTCTTCTACGACCAGGACTACTGGGGGGTAGGCAATGCCTCGGTGCTGGGCGATAGCATTTCCTTCGATGTCGAAGATTTCAGCACCACCGCGAGAGTGCGCAATAGCACCGGCAGCGCCTCCAGCACCTTGCAGGACAGCACCTTTCCCGGCCTGGTGGCTGTCGCCAAGACCGGCTATCTGCTGACCGGCGAATTGGCGGCCTTGGTAGGTGGCACCTATACCCTGCCCGCCCAGGGCGGCTTCGGCCAGATCCAGAATTACTACGACCTGCACAGCGGCACCTTCAGCGGCGGAAGCTTTATCAGCAGTGGCCTGGTGGGCTACGGCTATTCCTACGCCCTCCAAAATTCCGATGGCGTGGCACCCAGTTCGGGCAGCTTCCTGCCCTCCTCCAATGCCTTTTATACCGGCACCGGCACCCAGCACACGGTTGGGCTGGCCACCACCTTGTCGTCCTGGAGCAATCAGCTGGGTACCGGCAGCAGCACCGCCAACCTGCAGTTGGCTACCTATACCTTCGGCATCACGCCGGCGCCGATCCCGGAACCCAGCCAGCTGGCGATGCTACTGGCCGGCCTGGGCTTGGTGGCCCTGGCGCGGCGGCGGCGCGAACGATAGCCAGCGTCAAACCAACTGCAATAGCTTCCTCACCGGCGTTGGAATACCCGCTTGCAATGCGTCGCTGCGGGTAAACCAGGCGTGATCGTCTTCGGCTACCCGCGCGTCCATTTCCAGCACATCCAAAACCAGGGGACTGATGGTGAGGCGGAAATGGGTGAAGGTATGCACCAGCTCCGGCAGGGCTTCGGCCAGTTCGACCCTTAAGCCCAATCTATCCTGGCAATAAGCGATACCGGCATCGATGGCAGCAGTCTCGGGCAAGCTCCACAAGCCGCCCCAGATGCCGGTGGGTGGGCGCTTCTGCAATAGCCAACGCCCCTGATGCCGCAGCAGCAGCATATAAGTCTCGCGCTCGGGCACGCTCTTTTTCGGCTTACGCGCCGGTAATTCCGCAGTGCAGTCTTCCAGCCTTGCGCGGCAATCGCCGCGCAAGGGGCATGGCTGGCATTGCGGCTTGCTGCGGGTACACAGGGTCGCGCCCAGGTCCATCATGCCCTGGGTAAAGGCGGGCATATCGGTCTCACTGACGGGCAGCAACGATTCGGCCAATGCCCACAGTTGCTTTTCCACTGCCTTTTCACCCGGAAAACCGGCTATGCCGGCCCAGCGGCTCAGTACCCGTTTGACGTTGCCGTCGAGAATGGCGACGCGCTCGCCATAGCAAAAGCCGGCAACAGCGGCCGAGGTAGAGCGGCCGATGCCGGGCAGGGTCTCCAACAGTTGCGCACTGCGGGGGAAAACACCGCCGAAGTAAGTCATCACCTTCTGCGCCGCCGCATGCAGATTGCGGGCGCGACTGTAATAGCCCAGCCCGGCCCAGTGCGCGAGCACCTCGTCCAATGGGGCGGCGGCCAGCGTCGCCACGTCGGGGAAAGTCGTGACGAAGCGCTGGTAATAGGGGATGACGGTGCCTACCTGGGTCTGCTGCAACATGACTTCCGATAGCCAGACCCGATAAGGGTCGGCCACCTGCCAAGGCAGGTCATGGCGGCCATGCAGGCGTTGCCAGCGGGTAAGGCGATCGGCGAAATCGGACATGGAAAGCGGCTACGAATCGGGGAGCCGCGACCGTACAGGGCAATGCGCTAGTCGTCGAGCAGGAAATTGCCGGCGCTGTCCAAATGGCCGCCGGGATTCCAGGCGATCTCCCACAGATAGCCGTCCGGATCGGCGAAATAGCCGCTGCGGCCGCCCCAGAAGGCATCGGCCGCCGGCTTGGGAATCGCGACGCCGGCGGCGGCCAGGCGATTCAGTTCGGCATCGACGTCTTCCGGCTGACGGACGTTATACGCCAGCGCAATACCGGCAAAACCGCTGCGCTCGGCCGGCACCTGGGCATCTTCGGCCAGGGCGGCCAGCGGATAAAGCGCGAATACAAAACCATTCAGCTGGAAGAAGGCCACGCCAGGCTGGCTGCTGGGCGAAAGGGTCCAGCCGAGGATATCGCGGTAAAAAGCCCGCGAGCGTTCCAGGTCGCTGACACCAAGGGTGATGAAACTAAGGCGCGCTTGCATGGATTCGAACCCTCCATCAAAGAACGGCGGCACCTGGCCGCCGTTCAAATCACACTTATTTCACACTGACGTTTTCGAAGTTGTTATTGGTAAACGGACTGGACTTGTAGCCCACCACGTTTTTCTGGCGGGCGATGGTAGTCATCGGTTCAACCAGGCTGACCCAGGGCATTTCGTCGATAAAGACCTTCTGGGCGGCTTCGTACAGCTTGGTGCGCTGCGCCAGGTCGGTGACCCGCTTGGCCTGGTCGACCAGCTTGTCGAATTCCTTATTGCACCAGCGCGAGCGATTTTCGCCGCTCTGCGCCGACGCACAGGTCAGGTTGGGGGTAAGGAAGTTGTCGGGATCACCGTTGTCGCCGGCCCAGCCATAGATGGTGGCGTCGTGTTCGCCCGCCTTGGTGCGTTTTTGCAGTTCAACCCATTCCATCACCACGATCTTGGCCCGGACACCGATCTTGGCCCAATCGGACTGGATCATTTCCGCCGTCAGCTTGGGATTGGGGTTGGTACCGCCGCCAGCATTGCGGACAAACAGGCTCATCTCGAAGCCGGTGGGGAAGCCCGCTTCCTTCAGCAGCTTCTTGGCCTTCTCGATATCGGTCTTGGGCGCGGGAATGGACTTGTTATAACCCCACATGGCGCTGGGCAGCGGCAAGTGGGACGGCACGGCGGAACCGTCGTACACCGCCTTGACGATGGCGTTCTTGTCCAAGGCCAGGCCCAGTGCCTGGCGAACGCGCTTGTCGGCCATGTTCTTGTGCTGGGTATTGAGCGCCAGATAAGCGACGGTCAATGCCCGGTTCGATTCCACCACCAGGTTCGGATCGGCCTTGATCTGCGCGATATCGGCAGGCTTGGGGTAGACCATGATATTGCACTCGCCGCGCTTGAGCTTTTGCGGCCGGACCGAAGCGTCTTCGGTAATGGCGAAGATCAGCTTGTCGCTGCCAGGCTTGCCGCGCCAGTAGACCGGGTTGGCGTCGTAGCGAATCTGCGCGCCCTTGTCGTAGCGCTTGAATACGTAGGGGCCGGTACCGATGGGCAGGGTACCGATCTGGCTGTCCTTGCCTTCGGCGCGCAGTTTCTGGGCGTACTCGGCCGAGACGATATCGGCGAAACCCATGCCCAGGTCGGCCAGAAACGGTGCTTCCGGTTGCGCCAGGACAAACTTGACGCGGTAATTGTCCAGCTTTTCGATCTTCTTGATCAGGGTAGGGAAACCCATATCGCTGGCATAGGGCCAACCTTGCAGGCTGGCCTTGGCGCCCGGGTGCTTGTCGTCGATCATGCGCTGGAAGGTCCACAGCACATCATCGGCATTGAACTCGCGGCTAGGCTTGAACCATTCGGTGCTATGGAATTTCACACCCTTGCGCAGATAGAAAGTGTATTCCAGTGCATCCTTGCTGATCTCCCACTTCTCGGCCAGGGCAGGCAACACCTTGGTGCCGCCCTTTTCGAATTCGACCAGTCGGTTGTAGATGGCTTCCGAGGAAGCATCGTGGGTGGCGGCAGCCGTATACATGCCGCCGTCGAAACCTTCCGGCGAGGCTTCCGAGCAGAACACCAGCGGCTTGGCATGGGCCATGGCCATCATGGCCAGGGCGGCGAGCGAAATTTTTGTCATTTTCATGGGAATCGATCTCATCGTATGCGGATGGCCTGCGGGCAGGCCGGGCTCATGCAAAAAAGGGACAGGCTAGCCTGTCCCTTTCCGCGTTGCGGCAGGTCTTACTTGATGGAAACGCCGTAGAAGGACATCAGACCGAACGGGCTGATCTTGAAGCCTTCCACTTTCTTGCTCACCGGTACATTGACCGTCGAGTGGGCGATGGTGGTCCAAGGCATTTCCCGCTTGAAGATTTCCTGCGCCTTGCCATACAGCTCGGTGCGCTTCTTCACATCGGTGGTGCGCTTGGCATCGGTCACCAGCTTGTCGAATTCCTTATCGCACCATTGCGCATAGTTACCGCCACCGACGGCATCGCAGCTCAAGTTGGTACCCAGCCAGTTGTCGGGATCGCCATTGTCGCCGGTCCAACCGAACATGCCGGTATCCTGCTCACCCGCCTTGGCGCGCTTGAGGTACTCACCCCATTCGTAGCTGGTGATCTTGGCCGTTACACCGATCTTGGCCCAGTCGGCCTGGATCATTTCCGCCATCAGCTTGGCGTTGGGGTTGTACGGGCGCTGAACCGGCATGGCCCACAGCGAGATCTCGAAGCCATTCGCCAAACCGGCCTTGGCCAGCATGGCCTTGGCGGCTTCCACATTGTAGCCGGCGTCCTTCAGGTTCTTGTTGTAGGACCATTGGGTAGGCGGCATGGGGTTGGTGGCCGGCTGGCCGGAACCCTGGTAGACCGCGTCGATAATGGCCTTCTTGTTGATGGCCATATCCAGGGCACGGCGCACGGCGACGTTTTCCAGCGGCTTGTGCTTCACGTTGTAAGCGACATACCCGACATTGAAGCCAGCCTGGCTCAACACATTGATCTTCGGATCGGCCTTCAGCACGGCGATATCGGCCGGCTTGGGCTGGAAGGCGACATCACATTCGCCGGCCTTCAGCTTTTGTGCCCGCACGGCGCTGTCGGTGGTGATGGCAAACAGCAGGTTGTCGATCTTGACTTCACCCTTGCGCCAGTATTCCTTATTGGCGGTGAAGCGGATGATCGCGTCTTTCTGGTAGCTCTTGAACACGAACGGACCGGTGCCGATCGGAGCCACATTGATTTGGGACGGCTTGCCGGCCTTCAACAGGCTATCGGCGTATTCGGCCGAATGCACCGATGCGAACGACATGGCCAGGTCGGCCAGGAAGGCGGCATCAACGGTCTTGAGAGTGAACTTGACGGTCTGTGGGTCGATCTTCTCCACCTTGGCCAGCGTGCCGTCCAGGCCCATATCGGTGAAGTAAGGGAATTCGGTGGCGTAGGCCTTGCGATAAGGATGGTCGGTCTTCAGCATGCGCTCGAAGGTGAACACCACATCATCGGCGTTGAAGTCGCGGCTGGGCTTGAAAGTTTCGTTGCTATGGAACTTTACGCCCTTGCGCAGGTAAAACGTATAGCTCAGGCCATCGGGGCTGACTTCCCACTTTTCCGCCAGGCCGGGAATCACGCGGGTAGCGCCGCGCTCGAATTCCACCAGACGGTTGAAGATGGTTTCGGCGGTGGCGTCAAAATCAGTGCCGGCCTGGTATTGACCAGGATCGAAACCGGCCGGGCTGCCTTCGGAACAATATTTCAGCGTAGTCGCGGCGGATGCGCCAGTAGCGGCGAAAGCCGTGGCAAGCGCGAAAGACAACACGGTAAGACGCTTCATCGTAGTTCACCTCGTGGGTTGAGTTGTTGCGTACAACTGACTGCGGGGGTGCCGCATTGGCGCAAAAAGGTAACACAGCTGCACAGGTGAAAACAGCCGCACAAGGCGGCTGTTGCGCTACTGCTTCCTTACTACAACGCTTCCCACCGAATATCCGGCGCCGAAACTGGAAATCACCCCCACCTCGCCAGGGGCCAGATCGCCGTGTAGATGAAATGCAATGATGGAGCCGGCGCTGGAGGTGTTCGCATACCGGTCCAGGATCACCGGTGCTTCCTCGGGGCTGGGGTCACGCTCCAGCAAGCGCTTGGCGATCAATTGGTTCATGCTGAGATTGGCTTGGTGCAGCCAGAAACGCTTCACCAAGGCCGGCGCCAATTCCAGGCTGGCAAGGTGGGAAGCGATATGGTCCGCCACCATGGGGCAGACTTCCTTGAATACCTTGCGGCCTTCCTGGACGAACAATTTGTCGCGCAGGTCGCCGGTTCTATCTTCGGCACGATTGAGAAAACCGGCATTGTTGCGGATATTGTTGGAGAACACCGTCGCCAGGCGGGTGCCGACAATCTCATACCCGGCCACCGCGGCCAGTTCGGCCCGCTCCACCACCACTGCGGTGCAGACATCGCCGAAAATGAAATGGCAGTCGCGATCACGCCATTCCAGGTGAGCCGAACAGATTTCCGGATTGATCATCAATACCGCACGGGCCGAGCCGGTTTTCACCGCATTGGCGGCCTGCTCGATACCAAAGGTGGCGGAGGAACAGGCGACGTTCATATCGAACGCCCAGCCGTCGATGCCCAGCGCTTGCTGCACTTCAATGGACATGGCGGGGTAGGCCCGCTGCATATTGCTGGCGGCACAGATGACGCCATCGATATCGGCCGCCGTCCGGCCGGCACGCTCAAGTGCCTGGCGCGCCGCCGCAACGGCCATTTCGGCCATGACCGACAATTGCTCATTGCCGCGCGGCGCGATCTGCGGACACATGCGGGTGGGGTCCAATACGCCTTCACGATCCACCACATGGCGTTGTTTGATACCGGACGCTTTTTCGATGAATTCGACCGAACTATCGGTCAGCGGCTGCAGCTCGCCGGCTGCGATGCGTTCGGCATTGGCGGCGTTCTGCAGACGGACATATTCGTTGAAACTGGCCACCAGCTCGGCATTGCTGATGGTAAACGGCGGCGTGTAAAGACCGGTGCCGGTAATGACGGCTTGGAACATGGCTGAGCCCTTGATCTGACCTTGGGAGCCCGCTTCGAGCAAGCGGTAGAATGGCGCGATGATAGCAGATAGGAATACGCCCCCAACCTGCATTCAAATAGTGCTCAAAGCCTTACCCGCTAAGCATCAACGCGGATTGGCGACCTCGACCAGCGTGGGCTGCAGCATAGTCAGCAAATCCTGGGGCGCCAAGCTCACCAGAAAACCGCGCTTGCCGCCATTGAGATAGATCCGCTCAAGATCGAGAATGGACTTCTCCAGGAACACCGGCAAGGGTTTGCGGGTACCCAGTGGCGAAGTGCCGCCGACCAGATAGCCGGTATGGCGATTCGCCGTTTCGGCCGTGCACGGCTCGATATGCCGGCGGCCGGCTTGACGGGCCAGATTGCGGGTGGAGGTCTCGCAATCGCCATGCATCAGTACGATCAAGGGCTGCCTGGATTCGTCCTCCATCACCAGCGTCTTGATCACCGCATGCTCGTCCACGCCAAGCTGGCGCGACGACTCCGCCGTCCCGCCTTTTTCCAGATAGTCGTAAAGATGCTCGGCATAACTCACCCCGTGCTGGCGCAGCACGCGGATAGCAGCGGTGACGGGGGATTTGGACTGGCTCATGGCGCGCATTATATGCGACAGCGAGGCGACGATCGGAATACGTGCCGTTGCAGTGGGGCGGGCCGGTCTTGCCGGCCCGCCCCACACGACTTTACTTGTACTTGGCGCTCAACTTGGCGGACGTACCGTCTTTGTCCATCGCCTTGATCGCGTCATTCAGCTTGGCGATCACGTCATCGCCCACCCCAGGATTACAGGCCAGATACATTTGGCTATCCTTGGGGTCGCCCACCGCCAATACGGGTTTGATGCCGCCTTTCATGCCCTCGCGTGCCGCCTTGTAGGGGCCGCTATTGGCGCCTGCTACCCACAGGTCGATGCGGCCGGATGTCAGTTTCGGCAGGTTTTGGGTATCGGTTACCACCCGTTCGAGTTTGATCCCCTGCTTCTCGACGAAATCGCCATAGGCGTCGCCGTTATACGCACCCACTTTGTACTTCTTGGCATCGGCCACGCTGGCCAATTTGATCGGGCTGCTGGTAAGGGCAAACAGGCTGATCTGGTCGGCGACCAGCGGGCCTACCCATTTGAATGATTTTTCCCGCTCCGGCGTCCGTACCGCCGAATAGACACATACATCGGCCTGGGTCTTGGCCATGTTCAGCGCCCGCTCCCATGGCAACAGCTCGATCGTGATCGTCACGCCAGCCCGCTTGGTCGCCTCCTGCAGAATCTCCGTGGATATCCCGGTCACTTTTTTCTGCTCGAACATATTGAAGGGAGGGTAGTCCTCGGTGGTGAAGGTCAGCGCTTGGGCGCTGCCCGCCAGCAACCCCAGGGCGGTAGTGAACAGGAGGGAGCTGCGTAACTGCATGGTGATCTCCTTGGCTAGGTAACGTCGCCCAGCGGGCCACGAGGCTTTAACATTAGACGCTGCTTCGCCTCCACCAAAGCCCGCGGATGGCATGCACGCCGTGCGGCACGCCCGCATCGGGACTAGAATCGCGGCAGTTTCCATCGAAAGCCGCCATGTCCTCCGCCCCCATCGCCCCTGCCTATCGCCAACTTGGGGCCGCCTTCTTCAGCGAGGTCGAACCGACACCGCTCGCCTCCCCGCGCATGCTGGCCTGGAATGGCGCGCTGGCCGAAGAACTGGGCCTGGTACCACAAGGCGACGATGCCGCCGCAATATTTGCCGGCAACCAGCCGCTGATCGCACAAACACCGATCGCCACCGTCTATTCCGGCCACCAGTTCGGCGTCTGGGCGGGTCAGCTGGGCGACGGCCGCGCAATATTGCTGGCGGAGATCGGCGGCCAGGAAGTCCAGCTCAAGGGCGCCGGTCCGACACCCTATTCACGCCGCGCCGATGGCCGCGCCGTGCTGCGTTCGTCGATACGCGAGTATCTCTGCTCCGAAGCC contains the following coding sequences:
- the ybaK gene encoding Cys-tRNA(Pro) deacylase, with protein sequence MSQSKSPVTAAIRVLRQHGVSYAEHLYDYLEKGGTAESSRQLGVDEHAVIKTLVMEDESRQPLIVLMHGDCETSTRNLARQAGRRHIEPCTAETANRHTGYLVGGTSPLGTRKPLPVFLEKSILDLERIYLNGGKRGFLVSLAPQDLLTMLQPTLVEVANPR
- a CDS encoding substrate-binding periplasmic protein; the protein is MQLRSSLLFTTALGLLAGSAQALTFTTEDYPPFNMFEQKKVTGISTEILQEATKRAGVTITIELLPWERALNMAKTQADVCVYSAVRTPEREKSFKWVGPLVADQISLFALTSSPIKLASVADAKKYKVGAYNGDAYGDFVEKQGIKLERVVTDTQNLPKLTSGRIDLWVAGANSGPYKAAREGMKGGIKPVLAVGDPKDSQMYLACNPGVGDDVIAKLNDAIKAMDKDGTSAKLSAKYK